The proteins below come from a single Corylus avellana chromosome ca3, CavTom2PMs-1.0 genomic window:
- the LOC132175318 gene encoding probable serine/threonine-protein kinase WNK11: MPSVNPDPSDKDSEQFVEIDPTGRYGRYNELLGSGAVKKVYRAFDQEEGIEVAWNQVKLRNFTYDPTMIDRLYSEVRLLRTLKNKNIIALHNVWRDGENNTLNFITEVCTSGNLREYRKKHRHVSMKALKKWSKQILKGLDYLHTHEPCVIHRDLNCSNVFVNGNVGQVKIGDLGLAAIVGKSHLAHSVLGTPEFMAPELYEEDYTEMVDIYSFGMCILEMVTLEIPYSECDNVAKIYKKVSSGVRPQALSKIKDMEVMAFIEKCLSQPRARPSAAELLKDPFFDEVDDDENDEFFAS; the protein is encoded by the exons ATGCCTAGTGTCAACCCTGATCCATCTGATAAGGACTCGGAGCAATTCGTGGAAATTGATCCAACGGGCCGCTATGGCCGCTACAACGAGCTGCTTGGGTCTGGGGCAGTGAAAAAAGTGTACCGTGCGTTCGATCAAGAAGAAGGCATAGAAGTAGCATGGAACCAAGTGAAGCTAAGAAACTTCACCTACGATCCCACCATGATCGACAGGCTCTACTCCGAGGTCCGGCTACTGAGAACCTTAAAGAACAAGAACATCATTGCCTTGCACAACGTGTGGAGGGACGGGGAAAACAACACCCTGAACTTCATCACCGAGGTGTGCACGAGTGGGAACTTGAGGGAATATAGGAAGAAGCATAGGCATGTTTCGATGAAGGCGTTGAAGAAGTGGTCTAAGCAGATTTTGAAGGGGTTGGACTACTTGCACACCCATGAGCCTTGTGTCATTCATAGAGATCTCAATTGCAGCAATGTCTTTGTCAATGGGAACGTTGGTCAG GTAAAGATTGGTGATTTGGGATTGGCAGCAATAGTGGGGAAGAGCCATTTGGCGCATTCGGTATTGGGGACGCCGGAATTCATGGCACCGGAGCTTTACGAGGAGGATTATACAGAAATGGTGGACATCTACTCGTTTGGAATGTGCATACTAGAGATGGTGACTTTGGAAATTCCATATAGTGAGTGTGACAACGTTGCTAAGATATACAAGAAGGTGTCATCTGGGGTGAGGCCTCAAGCATTGAGCAAGATCAAGGATATGGAGGTGATGGCATTCATCGAGAAGTGCCTCTCCCAGCCGAGGGCTAGACCTTCTGCGGCGGAGCTCCTAAAGGATCCGTTCTTTGATGaagttgatgatgatgaaaatGATGAATTCTTTGCTTCATGA